A single region of the Hoeflea prorocentri genome encodes:
- a CDS encoding P-II family nitrogen regulator codes for MKIVMAIIKPFKLDEVREALTEIGIQGLTVTEVKGYGRQKGHTEIYRGTEYAVAFLPKLKIEIAVAADVADKAIEAIANAAKTGQIGDGKIFVCDLEQVMRIRTGETGADAL; via the coding sequence ATGAAAATCGTAATGGCAATCATCAAGCCGTTTAAACTTGACGAGGTCCGCGAAGCCCTGACCGAAATCGGCATTCAGGGTCTGACGGTCACCGAGGTCAAGGGATACGGCCGCCAGAAGGGGCACACGGAAATCTACCGCGGCACCGAATATGCCGTCGCCTTCCTGCCCAAGCTCAAAATCGAAATCGCCGTAGCGGCGGACGTGGCTGACAAGGCCATAGAGGCAATCGCCAATGCGGCCAAGACCGGCCAGATCGGCGATGGAAAAATCTTCGTCTGCGACCTGGAGCAGGTCATGCGCATCCGCACGGGCGAAACCGGCGCCGATGCGCTTTGA
- a CDS encoding ammonium transporter, producing MKSNSFLKPGAVLAIAGAMVAPAGAQDAAAPELVSTHTVFILNSLLFVVSGFLVMWMAAGFAMLEAGLVRSKNTSMQLTKNISLFSIAAIMYYLIGYNLMYPGDGWSISGILGAFGVAVMEPVGVAADAVSDLSYASVGSDFFFQLMFCATTASIVSGTLAERMKLWPFLIFTVVLTGILYPIQASWKWGGGFLDAEFGFLDFAGSTVVHSVGGWAALTGAIILGARKGKYGSKGEVHPIPGSNMPLATLGTFILWLGWFGFNGGSQLAMGSVGDVADVSRIFANTNAGAAGGAVAALLLTQFIYKKVDITMILNGALAGLVSITAEPLTPSLGSATLIGAVGGVIVVFAVPMLDKFKIDDVVGAIPVHLFAGIWGTIAVLFTNSDATLYGQVASIVIVAVFMIVTSSVVWLILNATMGLRVSEEEEQVGLDKAEIGIEAYPEFTKI from the coding sequence ATGAAATCTAATTCTTTCCTGAAGCCGGGCGCTGTCCTGGCGATTGCCGGTGCCATGGTCGCGCCGGCGGGGGCACAGGATGCTGCGGCGCCGGAACTGGTGTCCACCCATACGGTCTTTATCCTTAACTCGCTGCTGTTCGTGGTATCGGGCTTTCTTGTCATGTGGATGGCCGCTGGCTTTGCGATGCTTGAAGCCGGGCTCGTCCGGTCGAAAAACACGTCGATGCAGTTGACCAAGAACATCTCGCTGTTTTCGATCGCGGCGATCATGTACTACCTCATCGGTTACAATCTGATGTATCCGGGCGACGGCTGGTCAATCTCCGGTATCCTTGGTGCCTTCGGCGTCGCGGTCATGGAGCCGGTCGGCGTTGCGGCTGATGCCGTTTCCGATCTGTCCTATGCATCGGTGGGTTCGGACTTCTTCTTCCAGCTGATGTTCTGTGCAACGACGGCGTCTATCGTCTCGGGCACGCTGGCTGAACGCATGAAGCTCTGGCCCTTCCTGATCTTCACGGTCGTCCTGACGGGCATTCTCTATCCGATCCAGGCTTCCTGGAAATGGGGCGGCGGCTTCCTTGATGCCGAGTTTGGCTTCCTCGACTTTGCCGGTTCGACCGTTGTTCACTCAGTCGGCGGCTGGGCTGCCTTGACCGGTGCGATCATTCTTGGTGCGCGTAAGGGCAAATACGGCTCAAAGGGTGAGGTTCATCCGATCCCGGGTTCAAATATGCCGCTCGCAACGCTCGGCACGTTCATCCTGTGGCTCGGCTGGTTCGGCTTTAACGGCGGCTCGCAGCTTGCCATGGGTTCGGTCGGCGACGTGGCTGACGTCTCGCGCATCTTCGCCAACACCAATGCCGGTGCCGCCGGTGGTGCGGTCGCTGCGCTGCTTTTGACCCAGTTCATCTACAAGAAGGTTGATATTACCATGATCCTGAACGGCGCGCTTGCCGGTCTTGTATCGATCACCGCTGAGCCGCTGACGCCTTCGCTGGGTTCGGCTACGCTGATCGGCGCCGTTGGCGGTGTGATCGTCGTCTTTGCGGTTCCGATGCTCGACAAGTTCAAGATCGACGATGTTGTCGGCGCCATTCCGGTCCACCTTTTTGCCGGTATCTGGGGCACGATCGCCGTGCTCTTCACCAACTCCGATGCAACGCTCTACGGACAGGTTGCCTCGATCGTTATCGTCGCCGTGTTCATGATCGTGACGTCCAGCGTTGTCTGGCTGATCCTCAACGCGACGATGGGCCTTCGGGTCAGCGAAGAGGAAGAGCAGGTCGGGCTCGACAAGGCCGAGATCGGCATCGAGGCCTATCCGGAGTTCACCAAGATCTGA
- a CDS encoding ammonium transporter, giving the protein MDQSQIGGDVFFVLLGAILVFAMHGGFAFLEVGTVRHKNQVNALVKILVDFALSTISYFFVGFAVSYGVTFFVNATILSGSGGGEIFLPQGFTLVKFFFLTTFAAAIPAIISGGIAERMKFQPQCFATVALVALVYPFFEGMVWNGNWGFQSVLENAFGAPFHDFAGSIVVHAVGGWIALSAVIVLGARMGRYTEAGGSHPFPPSSIPWLALGSWLLCIGWFGFNVMSAQSVGGATGLVALNSLMAMVGGIAVAVLAGRNDPGFVHNGALAGLVAVCAGSDVFHPIGALVVGGVAGFLFVKGFSWCQEKLKIDDVLGVWPLHGICGVWGGIACGIFGLEALGGIGGVSLASQIVGSVAGAAYAAVMGFVVYGLLDRTIGLRLSQEEEHRGADLSIHRIGANPEAEIR; this is encoded by the coding sequence ATGGATCAGTCTCAGATAGGCGGCGACGTCTTTTTCGTGCTTCTCGGCGCGATTTTGGTGTTCGCCATGCATGGGGGGTTTGCCTTTCTCGAAGTCGGCACGGTCCGTCACAAGAACCAGGTCAATGCGCTGGTCAAGATCCTCGTCGATTTTGCCCTGTCGACCATTTCCTATTTCTTTGTCGGTTTCGCCGTCTCTTACGGCGTGACGTTCTTCGTCAATGCGACCATCCTTTCGGGTTCCGGTGGCGGCGAGATTTTCCTGCCGCAGGGCTTTACGCTGGTGAAGTTCTTCTTCCTGACCACCTTTGCGGCGGCCATTCCGGCCATCATCTCCGGCGGAATCGCCGAGCGGATGAAGTTCCAGCCGCAATGTTTTGCGACGGTTGCACTGGTCGCGCTGGTCTATCCGTTCTTTGAGGGCATGGTCTGGAACGGCAACTGGGGTTTCCAATCGGTCCTAGAAAATGCGTTCGGCGCGCCGTTCCACGATTTTGCCGGTTCAATTGTGGTTCACGCTGTCGGCGGCTGGATTGCCCTGTCGGCGGTTATCGTGCTCGGCGCGCGGATGGGCCGCTATACGGAAGCCGGTGGTTCCCATCCGTTCCCGCCCTCATCCATCCCGTGGCTGGCGCTCGGATCCTGGCTGCTGTGCATCGGCTGGTTCGGCTTTAACGTCATGAGCGCCCAGTCGGTCGGCGGCGCCACCGGCCTTGTCGCCCTCAACTCGCTGATGGCGATGGTGGGCGGCATTGCGGTCGCTGTGCTTGCCGGACGCAACGACCCCGGATTTGTCCACAATGGCGCGCTTGCCGGCCTCGTCGCCGTCTGTGCGGGATCGGATGTCTTCCACCCGATCGGTGCGCTTGTCGTCGGCGGAGTAGCGGGCTTTCTCTTCGTCAAAGGGTTCAGCTGGTGTCAGGAAAAACTGAAGATCGACGATGTGCTCGGAGTCTGGCCGTTGCACGGCATTTGCGGGGTCTGGGGTGGCATTGCCTGTGGCATCTTCGGGCTTGAGGCGCTTGGCGGCATCGGCGGTGTTTCTCTGGCCTCGCAGATAGTCGGCTCGGTTGCGGGGGCGGCCTATGCGGCGGTCATGGGCTTTGTCGTTTATGGCCTTCTTGACCGAACAATCGGTCTTCGGCTGTCACAGGAAGAAGAACATCGCGGGGCGGACCTTTCCATCCACCGGATTGGCGCCAATCCGGAGGCGGAAATCCGCTAG
- a CDS encoding FtsK/SpoIIIE family DNA translocase, giving the protein MQTSGPLAFGGHFIPSIRIPVFLRGPLKILTGLCVLFTVALAVAALATWNAADPSFSHATGDAPVNVLGFGGAAFADLAMQFFGLSSVVALLPVVAWGLFLTRNRPVDRVFSRFCAWFGGSVLAAAVLACIPAPAGWSLPTGLGGVFGDMILKMPAVLIGDYPSGILAIVLAAALAIPAAYLLLFGSLLIATPQEDTKQRKARKPRTIEIEDDTDGEDAERSSGAALILGALTHLAFTARAHYRRITGRVADQWSAQPEAPYDFNNDDFAGLNGDARVEPAFAGSGAAGPMHAARRDLQDDAPPFDMDDAPGHGDADGEWMPQEAPARAAGPDMQQRVVAQAKRPAPGKRVQHEAQTTMLKSGGFELPPLNLLSEAKNVAKDPSLSPEALEQNARMLEGVLEDFGVRGEIIQVRPGPVVTLYELEPAPGIKSSRVIGLADDIARSMSAIAARVAVVPGRNAIGIELPNQGRETVYLKELLSSRDFETSKAKLALSLGKTIGGESVIADLAKMPHLLVAGTTGSGKSVAINTMILSIVYRLPPEKCRLIMIDPKMLELSVYDGIPHLLAPVVTDPKKAVVALKWTVREMEDRYKKMSKIGVRNIDGFNNRVEQARKKGESITRTVQTGFDRDTGEAVYETEEFDLSPMPYIIVIIDEMADLMMVAGKDIEGAVQRLAQMARAAGIHVIMATQRPSVDVITGTIKANFPTRISFQVTSKIDSRTILGEQGAEQLLGMGDMLYMAGGGRIQRVHGPFVADNEVEEIVSFLKAQGVPEYLDAITEDDEEEGGEGGGGSAGNLSDSADPYDQAVAVVLRDGKASTSYIQRRLGIGYNRAASLIERMEEEGVIGPANHAGKREILVPTEEDVL; this is encoded by the coding sequence ATGCAGACAAGTGGTCCATTGGCGTTTGGTGGCCATTTTATTCCCAGCATCCGGATACCGGTGTTCTTGCGGGGGCCTTTGAAGATCCTAACCGGTCTTTGCGTCCTGTTTACCGTGGCACTGGCTGTCGCCGCGCTTGCGACCTGGAATGCGGCCGATCCGAGTTTCAGCCACGCGACAGGTGACGCACCGGTCAATGTGCTGGGCTTTGGCGGTGCGGCCTTTGCCGATCTTGCCATGCAGTTTTTCGGACTCTCTTCCGTGGTTGCGCTGCTTCCCGTGGTGGCCTGGGGCCTTTTTCTGACACGCAATCGCCCGGTCGACCGAGTTTTTTCGCGGTTCTGCGCCTGGTTTGGCGGTTCGGTTCTTGCCGCTGCCGTCCTTGCCTGTATACCCGCGCCAGCCGGCTGGTCCCTGCCGACCGGTCTTGGCGGTGTGTTCGGCGATATGATTCTCAAAATGCCCGCCGTCCTGATCGGTGATTATCCGTCGGGCATCCTGGCAATCGTGCTGGCGGCGGCGCTCGCCATCCCGGCTGCTTACCTGCTGCTGTTCGGCTCGCTGCTGATCGCGACGCCGCAGGAAGACACCAAGCAACGCAAGGCCCGCAAGCCGCGGACAATCGAGATCGAGGATGATACGGACGGAGAAGACGCCGAACGAAGCTCCGGCGCCGCGCTGATCCTCGGTGCGCTCACCCATCTGGCGTTCACCGCGCGGGCGCACTATCGCCGTATTACCGGGCGGGTTGCGGACCAATGGTCTGCCCAGCCCGAAGCGCCTTACGACTTCAATAATGATGATTTTGCCGGCCTCAATGGTGATGCGCGCGTGGAACCGGCGTTTGCCGGAAGCGGCGCGGCCGGGCCCATGCATGCAGCACGGCGCGATCTTCAGGATGATGCGCCGCCATTCGATATGGACGATGCACCGGGCCATGGCGACGCCGATGGAGAGTGGATGCCGCAGGAGGCGCCTGCACGCGCAGCCGGGCCTGACATGCAGCAGCGGGTCGTTGCGCAGGCCAAGCGCCCTGCGCCGGGCAAGCGGGTTCAGCACGAAGCGCAGACAACGATGCTGAAGTCCGGCGGCTTCGAACTGCCGCCCCTGAATCTGCTGTCTGAAGCCAAGAACGTTGCCAAGGACCCAAGCCTTTCGCCCGAAGCGCTGGAGCAGAACGCCCGCATGCTGGAAGGCGTGCTTGAAGATTTTGGCGTGCGCGGGGAGATCATCCAGGTTCGGCCGGGTCCCGTCGTCACACTTTATGAGCTGGAACCGGCACCGGGGATCAAGTCTTCCCGTGTTATCGGCCTTGCCGACGACATTGCCCGTTCCATGAGCGCGATTGCGGCGCGTGTCGCCGTGGTGCCGGGCCGCAACGCCATCGGCATTGAATTGCCCAATCAGGGCCGTGAAACCGTCTATCTGAAAGAACTGCTTTCCAGCCGCGATTTCGAGACAAGCAAGGCGAAACTCGCCCTTTCACTCGGCAAGACGATCGGCGGCGAATCCGTCATTGCCGATCTCGCCAAGATGCCCCACCTGCTCGTTGCCGGTACCACCGGCTCGGGCAAGTCCGTCGCCATCAATACGATGATCCTATCGATCGTCTATCGTCTACCGCCGGAAAAATGCCGGCTGATCATGATCGATCCGAAGATGCTGGAACTCTCCGTCTATGACGGCATTCCGCACCTGCTCGCGCCGGTCGTGACCGATCCGAAGAAGGCTGTTGTCGCGCTGAAATGGACTGTGCGGGAGATGGAAGACCGCTACAAGAAGATGTCCAAGATCGGCGTGCGCAACATTGACGGCTTCAACAACCGGGTCGAACAGGCCCGCAAGAAGGGCGAATCGATCACCCGCACGGTCCAGACCGGGTTCGACCGGGATACCGGCGAAGCGGTCTATGAGACCGAGGAATTCGATCTGAGCCCGATGCCTTATATCATCGTCATCATCGACGAGATGGCCGACCTGATGATGGTGGCCGGCAAGGATATCGAGGGCGCGGTCCAAAGGCTTGCACAGATGGCCCGTGCCGCCGGCATTCATGTCATTATGGCGACGCAGCGGCCGTCGGTGGACGTAATCACCGGTACGATCAAGGCGAACTTCCCGACCCGTATCTCCTTCCAGGTGACATCGAAGATCGATTCACGCACCATTTTGGGTGAGCAGGGCGCCGAACAGCTCCTCGGCATGGGCGATATGCTCTATATGGCCGGCGGCGGTCGCATCCAGCGTGTCCATGGACCGTTCGTGGCCGACAATGAGGTCGAGGAGATCGTCAGCTTCCTGAAGGCGCAGGGCGTGCCGGAATATCTCGATGCGATCACCGAGGACGATGAGGAAGAGGGCGGCGAGGGCGGCGGCGGTTCGGCCGGCAATCTCTCGGATTCAGCCGATCCCTACGACCAGGCCGTTGCGGTTGTCCTGCGTGACGGCAAGGCCTCGACGTCCTATATTCAGCGGCGGCTGGGAATCGGCTACAACCGCGCCGCCTCCCTGATCGAGCGGATGGAGGAAGAGGGTGTTATCGGCCCCGCCAACCACGCCGGAAAACGCGAGATCCTCGTGCCGACGGAAGAGGATGTGCTTTAG